The following coding sequences lie in one Onychomys torridus chromosome X, mOncTor1.1, whole genome shotgun sequence genomic window:
- the Rgn gene encoding regucalcin isoform X2 — MSSIKIECVLRENCRCGESPVWEEASNSLLFVDIPAKKVCRWNSLSKQVQRVAVDAPVSSVALRQLGDYVATIGTKFCALNWEDQSVFVLAMVDKDKTNNRFNDGKVDPAGRYFAANRRIVYKMEKDEQIPDGMCIDAEGKLWVACYNGGRVIRLDPETGKRLQTVKLPVDKTTSCCFGGKDYSEMYVTCARDGMDPEGLLRQPDAGGIFKITGLGVKGIAPYFYAG, encoded by the exons ATGTCTTCCATCAAGATTGAGTGTGTTTTACGTGAGAACTGCAGGTGTGGGGAGTCTCCAGTATGGGAAGAAGCATCCAACTCTCTGCTGTTCGTAGACATCCCTGCAAAGAAAGTTTGTCGATGGAATTCACTCAGCAAGCAAGTGCAGCGAGTGGCTGTGG ATGCCCCAGTCAGCTCAGTGGCACTTCGACAGTTGGGAGACTATGTTGCCACCATTGGAACAAAGTTTTGTGCTTTGAACTGGGAAGATCAATCAGTATTTGTCCTAGCCATGGTGGATAAAGATAAGACAAATAATCGATTCAATGATGGGAAGGTGGATCCTGCTGGGAGATACTTTGCTg CCAACCGCAGAATTGTTTACAAGATGGAGAAAGATGAACAAATCCCAGATGGAATGTGCATTGATGCTGAGGGAAAGCTTTGGGTGGCCTGTTACAATGGGGGAAGAGTAATTCGCCTCGATCCTGAGACAG GGAAAAGACTCCAAACTGTAAAGTTGCCTGTTGATAAAACAACTTCATGCTGCTTCGGAGGAAAGGATTACTCTGAAATGTATGTGACCTGTGCAAGGGACGGGATGGATCCTGAAGGCCTTTTGAGGCAGCCTGATGCTGGTGGCATTTTCAAG ATAACTGGTCTTGGGGTCAAAGGAATTGCCCCATATTTCTATGCAGGGTGA
- the Rgn gene encoding regucalcin isoform X1, translated as MSSIKIECVLRENCRCGESPVWEEASNSLLFVDIPAKKVCRWNSLSKQVQRVAVDAPVSSVALRQLGDYVATIGTKFCALNWEDQSVFVLAMVDKDKTNNRFNDGKVDPAGRYFAGTMAEETAPAVLERHQGSLYSLFPDHNVKKYFDQVDISNGLDWSLDHKIFYYIDSLSYSVDAFDYDLQTGQIANRRIVYKMEKDEQIPDGMCIDAEGKLWVACYNGGRVIRLDPETGKRLQTVKLPVDKTTSCCFGGKDYSEMYVTCARDGMDPEGLLRQPDAGGIFKITGLGVKGIAPYFYAG; from the exons ATGTCTTCCATCAAGATTGAGTGTGTTTTACGTGAGAACTGCAGGTGTGGGGAGTCTCCAGTATGGGAAGAAGCATCCAACTCTCTGCTGTTCGTAGACATCCCTGCAAAGAAAGTTTGTCGATGGAATTCACTCAGCAAGCAAGTGCAGCGAGTGGCTGTGG ATGCCCCAGTCAGCTCAGTGGCACTTCGACAGTTGGGAGACTATGTTGCCACCATTGGAACAAAGTTTTGTGCTTTGAACTGGGAAGATCAATCAGTATTTGTCCTAGCCATGGTGGATAAAGATAAGACAAATAATCGATTCAATGATGGGAAGGTGGATCCTGCTGGGAGATACTTTGCTg GCACCATGGCTGAGGAAACAGCCCCAGCAGTTCTTGAGCGGCACCAAGGGTCCTTGTACTCCCTCTTTCCTGATCACAATGTGAAGAAATACTTTGATCAAGTGGACATCTCTAATGGTTTGGATTGGTCCCTGGACCATAAAATTTTCTACTATATTGACAGCCTGTCCTACTCTGTGGATGCCTTTGACTATGACCTGCAAACAGGACAGATTG CCAACCGCAGAATTGTTTACAAGATGGAGAAAGATGAACAAATCCCAGATGGAATGTGCATTGATGCTGAGGGAAAGCTTTGGGTGGCCTGTTACAATGGGGGAAGAGTAATTCGCCTCGATCCTGAGACAG GGAAAAGACTCCAAACTGTAAAGTTGCCTGTTGATAAAACAACTTCATGCTGCTTCGGAGGAAAGGATTACTCTGAAATGTATGTGACCTGTGCAAGGGACGGGATGGATCCTGAAGGCCTTTTGAGGCAGCCTGATGCTGGTGGCATTTTCAAG ATAACTGGTCTTGGGGTCAAAGGAATTGCCCCATATTTCTATGCAGGGTGA